In Gouania willdenowi chromosome 17, fGouWil2.1, whole genome shotgun sequence, one DNA window encodes the following:
- the pth1r gene encoding parathyroid hormone/parathyroid hormone-related peptide receptor — protein MESSPLPLLMLLSLLQALCPVHADDVLTRDEQIGLLFKAKKKCEGIIKSKQQQISAGICAPEWDGIVCWPEGSPGQLVSTACPDYIYDFNHRGLAFRRCDTNGTWELATANKTWANYNECAKFLYHYNHSYEKEVFHRLYLIYTVGYSISLGSLMVAVLILGYFRRLHCTRNYIHMHLFVSYMLRAISIFVKDLVLYSGSAIDGGERVTVEDLKSITEAPTTNKSQFISCKVVVTLFMYFLATNYYWILVEGLYLHSLIFMTFFSNRKYLWGFTLIGWGVPAAFVSIWATVRATYADTECWDLSAGSLKWIYQVPILVAVVVNFILFLNIIRVLASKLRETNAGHCDSRQQYRKLLKSTLVLMPLFGVHYIIFNAMPYTEVSGVPWLIQMHYEMLFNSFQGFLVAIIYCFCNGEVQAEIKKSWSRRTLALDFKRKARSGSNTYSYGPMVSHTSVTNVTARGPLSLHLTTRLGPIPSNGHRNLPGYVKNGSVSENSVPSSGQELHGLEEETSRPCEAEKPSLVVEEERETVM, from the exons GTCCATGCTGATGATGTGCTGACCAGGGACGAGCAGATCGGCCTGCTGTTCAAAGCTAAAAAGAAATGTGAGGGAATCATCAAGTCCAAGCAACAACAGATTTCTG CCGGAATCTGTGCGCCAGAATGGGACGGCATCGTCTGTTGGCCGGAGGGTTCTCCAGGTCAGCTGGTGTCCACCGCCTGTCCCGACTACATTTACGACTTCAACCACAGAG GACTCGCCTTCCGTCGCTGCGACACCAATGGGACCTGGGAGCTGGCCACGGCCAACAAGACCTGGGCCAATTACAATGAGTGTGCAAAGTTCCTGTACCATTATAACCACAGCTATGAGAAG GAAGTCTTTCACCGCCTGTACCTCATCTACACGGTGGGATACTCCATCTCTTTGGGGTCCCTGATGGTGGCTGTGCTCATTCTGGGATACTTCAG GCGGCTCCACTGCACCAGGAACTACATCCACATGCACCTGTTTGTGTCCTACATGCTCCGAGCCATCAGCATCTTTGTCAAAGACCTGGTTCTGTATTCGGGCTCGGCAATTGACGGCGGGGAGCGAGTCACTGTGGAGGACCTAAAGTCTATCACTGAAGCTCCGACCACCAACAAATCGCAGTTC ATTAGCTGTAAGGTGGTGGTGACCTTGTTTATGTACTTCTTGGCGACCAATTATTACTGGATCCTGGTGGAGGGCCTCTACCTGCACAGTCTTATCTTCATGACCTTCTTCTCCAACAGGAAGTACCTGTGGGGATTCACTTTGATTGGATGGG GTGTACCAGCAGCGTTTGTGAGCATCTGGGCTACAGTTCGAGCCACGTACGCAGACACTGA aTGTTGGGACTTGAGTGCAGGCAGTCTGAAGTGGATCTACCAGGTGCCCATACTGGTTGCTGTGGTG GTCAATTTCATCCTCTTTCTGAACATCATCCGAGTCCTGGCGTCGAAACTCAGAGAGACCAACGCTGGGCACTGTGACTCTAGGCAGCAGTACAG AAAGCTCCTGAAGTCCACGTTGGTGCTGATGCCACTGTTCGGAGTTCACTACATCATATTCAATGCCATGCCATACACAGAAGTGTCCGGGGTTCCCTGGCTCATCCAGATGCACTACGAGATGCTGTTCAACTCCTTCCAG GGATTCCTCGTCGCCATTATCTACTGCTTCTGTAACGGAGAG GTCCAAGCTGAGATCAAGAAGTCCTGGAGTCGCAGAACTCTGGCCCTGGATTTTAAGAGGAAAGCTCGGAGTGGCAGCAACACCTACAGCTACGGACCCATGGTGTCGCACACCAGTGTGACCAACGTGACGGCCAGGGGTCCGCTCTCCCTCCACCTCACCACCCGACTGGGTCCCATTCCCTCAAACGGCCACAGGAACCTCCCGGGATACGTGAAGAACGGCTCTGTGTCGGAGAACTCTGTTCCTTCGTCAGGACAGGAGCTGCACGGGCTGGAGGAGGAGACCTCCAGGCCATGTGAGGCAGAGAAGCCTTCACTTGTGGTGGAGGAGGAGAGGGAGACGGTCATGTGA